A part of Asterias rubens chromosome 14, eAstRub1.3, whole genome shotgun sequence genomic DNA contains:
- the LOC117299428 gene encoding ly-6/neurotoxin-like protein 1 — protein sequence MKGPMYTMLVLGLVGLAASLQCYDCEYNNYAYSGNSCEAPDPTAKKSTCNGECQKVHIEGSGMVSITRSCSQYCYAIDCVESNGAKVCTTCCNSDLCNSAGSVTFNLIAMVGLIATAWGLSK from the exons ATGAAGGGACCAATGTACACCATGCTAGTCTTGGGTCTTGTAG GCCTTGCGGCATCTCTACAGTGTTATGATTGCGAGTACAACAATTATGCCTATTCGGGCAACTCGTGTGAGGCTCCTGATCCGACTGCCAAGAAGTCGACATGCAATGGCGAGTGCCAG AAAGTACACATTGAAGGTAGCGGAATGGTGAGCATCACCCGTTCGTGTTCACAGTATTGCTACGCCATCGACTGTGTCGAATCGAACGGCGCCAAAGTCTGCACcacatgctgcaactctgatcTGTGCAACAGCGCAGGCTCAGTGACCTTTAACCTCATTGCTATGGTCGGCCTGATCGCCACTGCATGGGGGCTGTCCAAATAA
- the LOC117299284 gene encoding acetolactate synthase-like protein — protein sequence MEANSIFLLICSFFPISLFILVIGLLIYAEKKMGFFYQRIHKADPTSERHGGELVAEALKAHGVEFMFTLCGGHISPVNVAADRLGIRIVDTRHEASAVFAADAVARLSGKIGVAIVTAGPGLTNTITAVKNAQMAESPVLLMGGAAATMLKGRGALQDIDQMSLFKPLCKFCASIGCVRDIIPTIRKAIAIAQSDTPGPVFVELPIDSLYKYDLVKKELGATGSKGGFLARIVNFYLNTYVNNIFAGAWEKRELKPLPVNQPMASDDQVQRAVELLSSAKKPVIVLGSQSTLPPTPVDEVRKALEAMGIPCFLGGMARGMLGRKSPYHIRQRRRDALKEADVVILAGTVCDFRLSYGRHLSRRSKVIAVNRNKSQLYKNSDMLWTPTLAIQGDPGSFVASLQKALGAYKCDPEWPRMLKERDEETEKSNIKKADAPVNQYLNPLKILHIMEENLDDNSILVADGGDFVGSAAYILRPRGPLNWLDPGAFGTLGVGGGFALGAKLCRPESEVWIIYGDGTLGYTVAEFDTFQRHGVPVIAVVGNDASWMQIERGQIPIFGSSIGCQLAFRDYEKVAEGYGGKGFKLSNESPEGIEKTFLEAKKLCKEGTPVLINCLVGKTDFREGSISV from the exons ATGGAGGCGAACTCGATATTTCTGTTAATTTGTAGCTTTTTTCCAATTTCGCTATTTATTTTAGTTATCGGACTACTTATTTATGCAGAGAAGAAAATGGGCTTCTTCTATCAGCGGATACACAAG GCAGACCCAACGTCAGAGCGCCACGGTGGAGAGCTTGTTGCAGAGGCTCTGAAGGCCCATGGGGTGGAGTTCATGTTCACTCTATGTGGTGGTCATATATCACCGGTCAATGTCGCTGCCGATAGACTTGGTATACGCATCGTTGATACTAGACATGAG GCATCTGCCGTCTTCGCCGCTGACGCCGTTGCGCGTCTCTCCGGTAAGATCGGCGTCGCTATTGTGACTGCCGGTCCAGGATTGACCAATACCATcacagctgtaaagaatgcgcAGATGGCCGAGTCACCAGTATTACTTATGGGAGGAGCAGCAGCAACGATGCTCAAG GGCCGTGGTGCTCTTCAAGACATCGATCAGATGTCTCTTTTCAAGCCGCTTTGTAAATTCTGTGCCAGCATCGGATGTGTGAGGGACATCATTCCAACGATACGTAAAGCCATCGCTATTGCTCAGTCTGACACTCCAG GCCCAGTGTTTGTGGAGTTACCCATTGATAGCTTGTACAAGTACGATCTGGTGAAAAAGGAACTAGGAGCCACAGGAAGTAAAGGAGGTTTTCTAGCCCGCATTGTCAACTT TTATTTGAACACCTACGTCAATAATATCTTTGCCGGTGCCTGGGAGAAGAGAGAGCTTAAACCTCTGCCAGTCAACCAACCAATGGCTTCGGACGACCAAG TCCAAAGAGCTGTGGAGTTGTTGAGTTCAGCCAAGAAGCCAGTCATTGTCCTGGGGAGTCAGAGCACCCTGCCACCCACCCCGGTGGACGAAGTCAGGAAGGCACTGGAG GCGATGGGAATTCCCTGTTTCTTGGGTGGCATGGCCAGAGGCATGCTGGGAAGGAAAAGCCCATATCACATCCGCCAGCGTAGACGGGATGCACTGAAGGAAGCTGATGTCGTCATCCTGGCAG GCACAGTATGTGACTTCAGACTGTCGTATGGACGCCATTTGAGTAGGCGCTCTAAGGTCATCGCTGTCAATCGAAATAAATCTCAACTGTACAAG aataGTGATATGTTATGGACCCCGACGCTAGCTATCCAGGGGGATCCTGGGAGCTTCGTGGCCTCTCTGCAGAAGGCTCTTGGAGCTTATAAATGTGACCCAGAATGGCCTCGGATGCTGAAAGAACGAGACGAAGAAACAGAAAAGTCAAATAT CAAAAAGGCTGATGCACCCGTCAATCAGTACTTGAATCCACTGAAAATTCTTCATATTATGGAGGAGAATCTGGATGATAACAGTATACTGGTCGCTGATGGTGGAGACTTTGTGGGTAGCGCTGCCTACATCCTCAG ACCCCGCGGACCTCTGAACTGGCTGGACCCCGGTGCTTTCGGTACTCTCGGTGTCGGTGGTGGCTTCGCCCTCGGGGCCAAGCTTTGCcgtccggagtcggaggtctgGATCATCTATGGGGACGGTACCCTGGGTTACACTGTAGCAGAGTTTGATACATTCCAGAGACACGGGGTACCGGTTATCGCAGTCGTTGGTAACGACGCATCCTGGATGCAGATTGAACGAGGACAGATTCCGATATTTGGTTCCTCGATCGGCTGCCAACTTGCG TTCCGTGACTATGAGAAGGTCGCCGAGGGTTATGGAGGCAAAGGGTTCAAGCTGAGCAATGAGAGCCCAGAGGGGATAGAGAAGACCTTCCTTGAAGCTAAGAAGCTTTGTAAGGAAGGCACACCTGTCCTCATTAACTGCCTGGTGGGCAAGACAGACTTCAGGGAGGGATCCATCTCTGTTTAG